The proteins below come from a single Zea mays cultivar B73 chromosome 8, Zm-B73-REFERENCE-NAM-5.0, whole genome shotgun sequence genomic window:
- the LOC100273720 gene encoding CBS domain-containing protein CBSCBSPB1-like, whose translation MDGGAGAGRRSVPSSSGFRRRVPPAENGHGHDAPPPSRRSSASLSRGHSTPLTGERTVKRLRLSKALTIPDHTTVHEACRRMASRRVDAVLLTDSNALLCGILTDKDITTRVIARELKMEETLVSKVMTRNPVFVLADTLAVEALQKMVQGKFRHLPVVENGEVIAILDIAKCLYDAIARMERAAEKGKAIAAAVEGVEKHWGTAVSGPNNFIETLRERMFRPSLSTIISENSKVVTVVPSDTVLTASKKMLELKMSSAVVAIESKPGGILTSRDILMRVIAQNLPPESTTVEKVMTQCPECASVDTPILDALHTMHDGKFLHLPVLDRDGNVVTVVDVLHITHAAIATVGNSGAAGSESTSAMMQRFWDSAMSIGPLDDDDDSTRSEGSTKVASEAADIGRSALFPASALSNTFGFKIQDKQGRMHRFNCETSSLTDLITSILQRVGDDIDRKHLPQILYEDEDHDKVILSSDSDLIAAVDHARQIGWKSLRLHLDYARRKRGDGSSDFEYAGKDAWASAYSAVAAGAALVAGLGVMAYLKRSG comes from the exons ATGGACGGCGGCGCGGGTGCCGGTCGGAGGAGCGTCCCCTCCTCCTCCGGATTCAGGAGGAGGGTCCCGCCCGCCGAGAACGGGCACGGCCATGACGCCCCGCCGCCCTCCAGGCGGTCCTCCGCCTCCCTCTCCCGCGGCCACTCCAC GCCGCTGACTGGCGAGAGGACCGTGAAAAGGCTGAGGTTGTCCAAGGCACTGACGATACCGGATCACACGACCGTGCACGAGGCTTGTCGGAGGATGGCATCACGCAGGGTAGATGCCGTGTTACTGACCGACTCCAATGCTTTGCTCTGTGGGATCCTTACCGACAAG GACATAACCACAAGAGTGATTGCTCGTGAGTTGAAGATGGAAGAGACACTGGTCTCCAAGGTCATGACTAGAAACCCTGTATTTGTTCTCGCGGACACGCTTGCCGTTGAGGCGTTGCAAAAGATGGTGCAAG GTAAGTTCAGACATCTGCCTGTTGTTGAGAATGGTGAAGTCATTGCAATTCTGGACATAGCCAAGTGCCTATATGATGCTATTGCACGGATGGAAAGGGCGGCGGAGAAAGGAAAAGCGATCGCCGCTGCTGTTGAGGGCGTTGAAAAGCATTGGGGAACAGCTGTATCTG GTCCTAACAATTTTATTGAGACTCTTCGAGAACGGATGTTTAGGCCATCACTGTCTACCATTATCTCTGAGAATTCAAA AGTGGTCACTGTTGTACCATCAGACACGGTGTTGACAGCATCAAAGAAGATGCTGGAACTAAAAATGAGTTCAGCAGTTGTAGCAATCGAAAGCAAACCTGGGGGAATTCTGAC ATCTAGAGATATCCTGATGCGTGTTATCGCCcaaaatcttcctcctgagtccaCTACAGTCGAGAAG GTCATGACTCAGTGTCCTGAATGTGCCTCGGTAGACACCCCAATTCTTGATGCTCTTCACACAATGCATGATGGAAAATTTTTACATTTGCCTGTTCTGGACAGGG ATGGAAATGTTGTGACTGTTGTTGATGTTCTTCACATAACGCATGCTGCAATTGCTACG GTTGGAAACAGCGGGGCAGCTGGATCTGAGTCAACGTCTGCCATGATGCAGAGGTTCTGGGATTCAGCAATGTCCATTGGACctcttgatgatgatgatgactccACCAGAAG CGAAGGATCGACAAAGGTGGCATCTGAGGCAGCAGATATAGGAAGATCAGCCTTGTTTCCAGCTTCTGCTTTATCAAACACTTTTGGGTTCAAGATTCAGGACAAGCAAGGGAGAATGCACAGATTTAACTGTG AAACGAGCAGCTTGACAGACCTGATAACTAGCATTCTTCAGAGGGTCGGCGATGACATTGACAGAAAACACCTGCCACAAATTTTG TATGAAGATGAGGACCATGATAAGGTCATATTGTCGTCGGACAGTGACCTTATAGCTGCCGTAGACCACGCAAGACAAATCGGTTGGAAG AGCCTAAGGCTGCACTTGGACTACGCCCGCCGGAAGAGAGGGGACGGTTCCTCAGACTTCGAGTACGCTGGCAAGGATGCATGGGCTTCTGCATACAGTGCTGTCGCGGCAGGGGCGGCTCTGGTTGCTGGGCTCGGCGTGATGGCTTACTTGAAACGGTCAGGGTAA